From Deltaproteobacteria bacterium, a single genomic window includes:
- a CDS encoding VWD domain-containing protein, whose protein sequence is MLAARDGCDFYSSDDTPSIAGANIDCPIGESICVVQGTPKCVDLSTDVNHCGRCNRACAVGAPCEARTCWSCPNGGSVCKVNGVDTCIDLSHDRNNCGRCNHKCKNSEYCDGRTCWSCLETVCNNECVDLERDKENCGECGNVCPSGAQCLSSKCKCPNSEIVCDGSCTDIQQDNNNCGECGKVCQPGTKCVRGACVSDCVCNQWQNNNCGEGNCKPTEMEQTRSCTPAACEIEAQCIDDIACECDCNEWQDYNCGTGDCKPTEMEQTRSCTPAYCDTEVQCISAPACECQCTEWLDNDCGQGNCEPTQMEQTRSCTPASCDTEAQCINASSCECQCTEWQDNDCGAGSCETTQMEQTRSCTPTGCESEAQCIDSSTCGGPGDDWGDPHLITFDRLAYDFQGVGEFVLIRSKDDSLTVQIRSTPWHSSRVVSVTNAVAMNVADDRVGIYVGRSPALYINGSATNSDSEVIELPQGGTIEPRTGAFLIKWPDDSKVLVRLKGSYLNLKIVLPSIRHGKVEGLLGNFDKDRSNEFITREGVALSSTPSFAQLYKQFGDSWRITQQESLFDYLNDNTTDTFTDLSFPDSFISVDILSASDRTQAEQICSNVGLSDPFIIDACVLDVALTNDPSFADSAAEVTMPEDATGPDGTLGYSPDNPGLSCLDILQRGVPNGNGMYWVKPQSEVFQVYCDLTLQGGGWTRVGALDTSAGYCGNSAITDMRIDPDASMGKIPDDEVQALLINTTFSPKELMYYSRTDGRYVWHTLQNIADFDTSSKHQSAKFYCTDWHCDNGKTDASACGSEGSGCPVTAHGVGGTTKKIYVDSTFSRHIRGMHINAGMCGLPNYERASIWVYVR, encoded by the coding sequence ATGTTGGCAGCTCGCGACGGCTGCGATTTTTATAGTAGCGATGATACTCCAAGTATTGCGGGTGCTAATATCGATTGCCCCATTGGTGAATCGATATGTGTTGTTCAGGGAACTCCAAAATGCGTTGATCTCTCAACCGACGTAAACCATTGCGGTCGCTGCAATCGTGCATGCGCGGTGGGTGCACCATGTGAAGCGCGTACCTGTTGGTCATGCCCCAATGGTGGTTCGGTATGTAAAGTTAATGGCGTTGATACGTGTATTGATCTTTCTCACGATCGCAATAACTGTGGGCGGTGCAATCACAAATGCAAAAATAGCGAATATTGTGATGGGCGCACTTGCTGGAGTTGCTTAGAAACCGTGTGCAACAACGAATGTGTCGATCTCGAACGCGATAAAGAAAATTGTGGTGAATGCGGCAACGTGTGTCCGAGTGGTGCGCAGTGTCTTTCAAGCAAATGCAAGTGCCCTAATAGTGAAATCGTCTGCGATGGTAGTTGCACCGATATACAGCAAGATAACAACAACTGCGGCGAGTGCGGTAAAGTATGCCAACCGGGGACAAAATGTGTTCGCGGTGCATGTGTTTCTGACTGTGTTTGTAACCAGTGGCAAAACAATAATTGTGGAGAAGGCAATTGCAAACCTACTGAGATGGAGCAAACAAGAAGTTGCACTCCTGCGGCATGTGAAATTGAAGCGCAATGCATAGATGACATTGCTTGTGAATGTGATTGCAATGAATGGCAAGATTACAACTGTGGAACAGGTGATTGTAAACCCACTGAGATGGAGCAGACAAGAAGCTGTACGCCAGCGTATTGTGATACTGAAGTACAATGTATAAGTGCCCCAGCTTGCGAGTGCCAATGCACTGAATGGTTAGACAACGATTGTGGACAAGGCAACTGTGAACCTACGCAGATGGAGCAAACAAGAAGTTGCACTCCTGCAAGCTGTGATACTGAAGCGCAATGCATCAATGCTTCATCCTGCGAATGTCAATGTACTGAATGGCAAGATAATGACTGTGGAGCTGGTAGCTGTGAGACAACCCAGATGGAGCAAACAAGAAGCTGCACTCCTACTGGCTGTGAAAGCGAAGCGCAATGTATCGATAGTTCTACTTGTGGAGGACCGGGAGATGATTGGGGTGACCCCCATCTTATTACCTTCGATCGCCTAGCTTATGATTTTCAAGGGGTCGGTGAGTTTGTGCTCATCCGCTCTAAAGATGATAGTTTAACGGTGCAGATCCGCAGTACACCGTGGCATAGTTCGCGAGTTGTATCAGTTACTAACGCCGTAGCAATGAACGTTGCAGACGACCGTGTTGGGATCTATGTAGGTCGATCGCCCGCATTATATATAAATGGCAGTGCGACAAACTCAGATTCTGAAGTGATTGAACTGCCACAAGGTGGAACAATCGAACCGCGTACAGGTGCTTTTCTTATTAAATGGCCTGATGATAGTAAAGTTCTCGTTCGTCTCAAAGGCTCATATCTCAATCTTAAGATTGTGCTACCTAGCATACGTCATGGTAAGGTAGAAGGTTTATTAGGCAACTTTGACAAAGATAGAAGCAATGAGTTTATTACTCGTGAGGGTGTTGCCTTAAGCAGTACGCCGAGCTTTGCTCAACTATATAAGCAGTTTGGCGATTCGTGGCGTATCACTCAGCAAGAGAGCCTTTTTGATTATCTTAATGATAACACCACTGATACTTTTACAGATCTATCGTTTCCAGATAGTTTTATTAGTGTCGACATCCTTTCTGCCAGCGATCGAACTCAGGCCGAACAAATATGCAGCAATGTCGGGTTGAGCGATCCATTTATCATTGACGCCTGTGTGTTAGATGTGGCGCTTACTAACGATCCAAGTTTCGCCGATTCGGCTGCTGAAGTCACTATGCCAGAAGATGCAACCGGCCCAGATGGAACTCTTGGCTACAGCCCAGATAATCCGGGGCTTAGTTGTTTAGATATTTTGCAGCGTGGCGTACCAAACGGAAATGGTATGTATTGGGTTAAACCCCAAAGTGAAGTTTTTCAGGTTTATTGTGACTTAACTTTACAAGGTGGTGGGTGGACCCGGGTTGGCGCTTTAGATACCAGCGCCGGTTATTGTGGCAATAGTGCAATAACTGATATGCGCATAGATCCCGACGCTAGTATGGGCAAGATCCCAGATGATGAAGTTCAGGCCCTATTAATTAACACCACTTTTTCACCCAAAGAGCTTATGTACTATTCACGAACTGATGGTCGCTACGTCTGGCATACCCTGCAAAATATTGCGGACTTCGATACAAGTAGCAAACATCAGTCTGCAAAATTTTACTGCACTGATTGGCATTGCGATAATGGCAAAACCGATGCCAGCGCCTGCGGTAGCGAAGGATCAGGTTGTCCGGTAACAGCTCATGGTGTCGGTGGCACTACCAAGAAGATTTACGTTGATTCAACCTTCTCGCGTCACATTCGCGGCATGCATATTAATGCCGGAATGTGCGGTCTTCCTAACTATGAGAGGGCCAGTATATGGGTTTACGTACGCTAA
- a CDS encoding LysM peptidoglycan-binding domain-containing protein: MKNLTNNVKYNDYTNARHWSLYKHGGCYIFLERFVDVPPEHEIIPALSEYWAKSYLSSMVGDYSNILTLRQMAYTHFQGGSYFASGRDDTIVAFIARLWLQGEYILVRAPGPRPLFISDEQAEEQQAIKQQIKQKSTFSLLIVDDISDEPIKEIEFEIKMPDGAKQKAKTDSSGRIDLSFAGSGYAEVTSIVIDATMSDTLCYVRTGALSSQLNPENDHEAFEGKIVARLLEHRVKSGDTLDTIAKLYKLSRDELTNFNWDTTDPDKIDEYLMVKVGCLKQGANKRICFDSSDDPGIIYIPRPINLRGLSLNKLHILRVNKRVERSEFIFSA, translated from the coding sequence ATGAAAAATTTAACCAATAATGTAAAATATAATGATTATACTAATGCTAGGCACTGGTCATTATATAAGCACGGAGGCTGTTATATTTTTCTTGAACGTTTTGTTGATGTTCCGCCTGAACATGAGATTATACCTGCTTTAAGTGAATATTGGGCAAAGAGTTATTTATCTAGCATGGTAGGGGACTACTCAAACATATTAACATTGCGGCAGATGGCATATACTCATTTTCAGGGTGGCTCTTATTTCGCTAGTGGCAGAGATGATACTATTGTAGCCTTTATTGCACGGTTGTGGCTGCAAGGTGAGTATATATTGGTGCGTGCTCCTGGGCCGAGACCGCTTTTTATTAGCGATGAGCAAGCAGAAGAACAACAAGCAATAAAACAGCAAATAAAGCAAAAATCTACGTTTTCGCTTTTAATAGTTGACGACATTAGCGATGAGCCGATTAAAGAAATTGAATTTGAAATCAAAATGCCAGATGGAGCAAAGCAAAAGGCTAAAACGGATTCATCTGGTCGTATCGATTTATCATTTGCTGGTAGTGGCTATGCAGAAGTGACTTCGATAGTTATTGATGCGACTATGAGTGATACTTTGTGCTACGTGCGTACCGGAGCCCTTTCATCGCAACTAAACCCAGAAAATGACCATGAAGCATTTGAGGGTAAGATTGTCGCTCGATTGCTTGAGCACCGTGTTAAGTCTGGCGATACTTTAGATACTATTGCTAAACTTTATAAGTTATCGCGTGATGAACTGACTAATTTTAATTGGGATACTACAGATCCTGATAAAATTGATGAATATTTGATGGTTAAAGTGGGCTGCTTAAAACAAGGTGCTAACAAACGAATATGTTTTGATAGCTCGGATGACCCGGGCATTATTTATATTCCGCGGCCTATTAACTTAAGAGGTCTGTCTTTAAATAAATTACATATTCTTAGGGTTAATAAGCGAGTTGAGAGAAGCGAGTTTATCTTTTCAGCATGA
- a CDS encoding YARHG domain-containing protein — translation MPNCLKQPLSHIWARVLRFLPKQKLRLYRNAIFARHGKKFEDAELQKFFESQSWYKAKDDFTDNILTRIDRVNVKLLSSLEAKAK, via the coding sequence TTGCCTAACTGTCTTAAGCAACCTCTTAGCCATATATGGGCTCGGGTTTTACGTTTTCTTCCTAAGCAAAAGTTACGGCTTTATCGCAATGCCATATTTGCGCGACATGGTAAAAAGTTTGAGGACGCAGAGCTACAAAAATTCTTTGAATCTCAGTCATGGTATAAGGCTAAAGATGATTTTACAGATAATATATTAACGCGAATTGATCGCGTAAATGTAAAGTTATTATCTAGCCTCGAAGCCAAGGCAAAATAG
- a CDS encoding DDE-type integrase/transposase/recombinase — protein sequence MQRNFSAEVTNKLWVADLTFVSTWRGFVYVAFIVDVFSRYIVGWKVDSSLHAEIALAALEQAIYADSTDNGLIHHSDRGMQYL from the coding sequence ATGCAACGTAATTTTTCTGCAGAGGTGACTAATAAGCTCTGGGTAGCAGATTTAACATTTGTGTCAACTTGGCGAGGATTTGTTTATGTAGCTTTTATTGTTGATGTATTTTCTCGCTATATCGTGGGCTGGAAGGTTGATTCATCATTGCATGCTGAGATTGCCCTTGCTGCTTTAGAGCAAGCTATTTATGCAGATAGTACCGACAATGGCTTAATTCATCATAGTGACCGAGGCATGCAATATTTGTGA
- a CDS encoding HigA family addiction module antidote protein, with product MPNIHPGEVLEEEFLKPNEITRYRLAKDIGVPATRIAEICAGSRSITTDTALRLSAYFGVSPKFWLGLQEDFDLEEETSSKAKVFEAIHSWRKVSEG from the coding sequence TTGCCCAACATTCATCCTGGTGAGGTGTTAGAAGAAGAATTTCTTAAACCCAACGAAATCACTCGTTATCGATTGGCTAAAGATATTGGTGTGCCCGCAACTCGTATAGCAGAAATATGTGCTGGCTCACGTAGTATCACTACTGATACGGCGCTGCGTCTCTCAGCTTATTTTGGAGTCTCGCCCAAGTTTTGGTTGGGCTTGCAAGAAGACTTTGACCTTGAAGAAGAAACATCCAGTAAAGCCAAAGTTTTTGAAGCTATTCACTCTTGGCGCAAGGTTTCTGAGGGGTAG
- a CDS encoding polysaccharide deacetylase family protein has protein sequence MNARRTIGELILSVVVFVFSLASIDAYAQIITYTLTITTAGNGRTFPVAGTYTYDEGTEVTLIAIVAPGDAFIDWSGDISSTAKQISVVMNADISVTATFVQGKSPVSMLPNPPGVGVPRPNGAPENLTVLDWAGFTGAVSYTFDDSLDSQIENYATLKAPGVPMTFYLNPTTESAYSDEQRAAAFRQWQAEGHELGNHTYNHCEISAAGVLEPGSCLWTFDSDPPTGATWQSELSDTATWIIDTVGQYGVWSMAAPYGDDDWGTFAQATPLLFHRGLWEGMLWPYDLVDQYSMPAFLAAGTEWGGLDDRQETFEQVIDNARANASWALLVFHQIDPANDNIGCCLVPAVNITGSMQYLKALNDVWGDTVAKIGSYWVAQEFFSAITPTTRGSTMTWTWSLPANFPRHSYLRVLIDGGTLRQNGRILPWDEHGYYEISLEEGSLTLLP, from the coding sequence ATGAATGCCCGCCGAACAATTGGTGAGCTTATATTAAGTGTTGTTGTTTTCGTTTTTAGCCTCGCATCCATCGATGCGTATGCGCAAATTATTACTTATACCCTTACCATTACTACCGCCGGTAATGGCCGCACCTTTCCGGTAGCAGGCACATATACTTATGATGAAGGCACAGAAGTAACATTGATCGCCATTGTTGCCCCTGGCGATGCTTTTATTGACTGGAGTGGTGATATCAGCAGCACCGCCAAGCAGATCTCGGTAGTAATGAACGCCGACATTTCGGTGACTGCCACTTTTGTTCAAGGAAAAAGTCCGGTTTCGATGCTTCCTAATCCGCCTGGGGTGGGAGTACCCAGGCCAAACGGTGCTCCAGAAAACCTAACGGTGCTTGACTGGGCTGGTTTTACCGGGGCGGTTTCATACACCTTTGATGACTCGCTTGACTCGCAGATTGAGAATTATGCGACTTTAAAGGCTCCCGGTGTGCCAATGACATTCTATCTCAATCCAACCACTGAATCAGCTTATAGCGATGAACAGCGGGCGGCTGCTTTTAGGCAATGGCAGGCAGAGGGTCATGAGCTTGGTAACCATACCTATAACCATTGTGAGATCAGCGCTGCTGGTGTGCTTGAGCCTGGGTCGTGCCTTTGGACTTTTGACTCTGACCCACCAACTGGGGCCACATGGCAGAGCGAATTAAGCGATACCGCCACTTGGATTATTGATACAGTTGGACAGTATGGTGTTTGGAGTATGGCAGCACCTTATGGTGATGACGACTGGGGTACATTTGCCCAAGCTACACCATTATTATTCCATCGAGGTTTATGGGAAGGTATGCTTTGGCCATACGACCTTGTTGATCAGTATAGTATGCCGGCGTTTCTTGCAGCGGGTACAGAGTGGGGTGGGCTTGATGATCGGCAAGAAACTTTCGAGCAAGTAATTGACAACGCTCGCGCCAATGCAAGCTGGGCTTTGCTGGTGTTTCATCAAATAGACCCGGCCAATGATAATATTGGTTGCTGCTTAGTACCTGCGGTCAATATTACCGGCAGTATGCAATACCTTAAAGCATTAAATGACGTTTGGGGTGACACCGTGGCTAAGATCGGAAGCTACTGGGTGGCGCAAGAGTTTTTTTCGGCGATCACGCCTACAACTCGTGGCAGCACCATGACTTGGACCTGGAGTTTGCCAGCTAATTTTCCGCGTCACAGTTATCTGCGCGTACTAATTGATGGCGGTACGCTTAGGCAAAATGGTCGCATTTTACCCTGGGATGAACATGGTTATTACGAAATATCACTTGAAGAGGGTTCGTTAACGCTTTTACCTTAA